In the genome of Mycobacterium kansasii ATCC 12478, one region contains:
- the ripB gene encoding NlpC/P60 family peptidoglycan endopeptidase RipB yields the protein MRHKRFRLINLAWITAMVTGLLVAVAAPADADPGPWDPTLPATASAGAPGDALAVANASLQATAQATQTTLDLGRQFLGGLGINLGGGPAAGAANTSPSRIPRANGRQAIEYVIRRAGSQMGVPYSWGGGTLEGPSKGVDSGAGTVGFDCSGLMRYAFAGVGVLIPRFSGDQYNAGRHIPPNEARRGDLIFYGPGGSQHVTMYLGNGQMLEASSLAGKVTVSPVRKAGMTPFVTRIIEY from the coding sequence ATGCGGCACAAGCGATTTCGCCTGATCAACCTGGCCTGGATCACCGCGATGGTGACCGGGCTCTTGGTTGCTGTAGCGGCGCCGGCCGACGCCGATCCCGGTCCGTGGGATCCGACTTTGCCGGCAACCGCCAGCGCGGGCGCACCCGGAGATGCGCTCGCCGTCGCCAACGCGTCGCTTCAGGCCACCGCCCAGGCAACCCAGACCACCCTCGACTTGGGTCGACAGTTTCTGGGCGGGCTGGGCATCAACCTCGGCGGCGGTCCTGCCGCCGGTGCCGCCAACACCAGCCCCAGCCGGATTCCGCGTGCCAACGGCCGGCAGGCCATCGAGTACGTGATCCGCCGGGCCGGATCACAGATGGGAGTCCCCTATTCCTGGGGCGGCGGCACTTTGGAGGGTCCGAGTAAGGGCGTGGACTCCGGCGCCGGGACCGTCGGCTTCGACTGCTCGGGGTTGATGCGCTACGCCTTCGCGGGCGTGGGCGTGCTGATCCCGCGATTTTCCGGTGACCAGTACAACGCGGGCCGCCACATCCCGCCCAACGAGGCCAGACGCGGTGACCTGATCTTCTACGGCCCGGGCGGTAGCCAGCACGTCACCATGTACCTGGGCAACGGTCAGATGCTGGAAGCGTCCAGCCTTGCCGGCAAAGTCACCGTGAGCCCGGTGCGCAAGGCCGGCATGACACCGTTCGTGACCAGGATCATCGAGTACTGA
- a CDS encoding nitroreductase family deazaflavin-dependent oxidoreductase: MSLLARAGAQLLRSRRLMRAPIWIYRARAGALFGSRILMLEHIGRKSGARRNVVLEVVDHPDPHTYVVASGFGRKAQWFRNIEANPHVRVYAGSRAPAAATARVLDQPHADRALAAYRSRHPRAWRHLKPALEQTLGTAITDTGTPLPLVELRLG, from the coding sequence ATGTCCCTATTAGCCAGGGCCGGCGCACAGCTGTTGCGCTCCCGCAGGCTCATGCGCGCGCCCATCTGGATTTATCGCGCACGCGCCGGTGCCCTGTTCGGATCGCGGATCCTGATGCTCGAACACATCGGCCGCAAGTCCGGCGCCCGGCGCAATGTGGTGCTCGAGGTGGTCGATCATCCCGACCCGCACACCTATGTCGTCGCCTCCGGCTTCGGCCGGAAAGCCCAGTGGTTCCGCAACATCGAGGCCAACCCGCACGTGCGGGTCTACGCCGGCAGCCGCGCCCCCGCTGCCGCCACCGCGCGCGTCCTCGACCAGCCGCACGCCGACCGCGCCCTGGCCGCCTACCGCAGCCGCCACCCGCGGGCCTGGCGACACCTCAAGCCGGCACTCGAGCAAACTCTCGGCACCGCCATCACCGACACCGGCACTCCGCTGCCGCTGGTCGAGTTGCGCCTCGGCTAA
- a CDS encoding TetR/AcrR family transcriptional regulator has protein sequence MRLSQPDDRTARARIRDEALRLFAEHDPAAVTMRDIATAAGVSAALVIRHYGSKDGLIEAVDNHVVATFDVLLTEITGQTPDQSAVPSLLDGLATHLPPDSPIPAYLSRMLLAGGAAGSTLFARLFRLSKTALDAMVAAGTASPGADPEIRAAFLLVNDLALLTLRPRLIEVLGVDPLAATGMQRWAGEVFSIYRDGLRST, from the coding sequence GTGCGTTTATCCCAGCCGGATGACCGGACGGCGCGGGCACGAATCCGTGACGAGGCGCTGCGACTGTTCGCCGAGCACGACCCCGCCGCGGTCACGATGCGCGACATCGCGACCGCGGCGGGAGTGTCTGCGGCCTTGGTCATCCGCCACTACGGCTCGAAGGACGGGCTGATCGAGGCGGTCGACAATCATGTCGTCGCGACCTTCGATGTACTGCTGACCGAAATCACCGGCCAGACCCCCGACCAATCGGCGGTGCCCAGCCTGCTCGACGGCCTGGCAACCCACCTGCCGCCCGACTCGCCGATCCCGGCCTACCTGAGCCGGATGCTGCTCGCCGGCGGCGCGGCCGGATCGACGTTGTTCGCCCGCCTTTTTCGGCTCAGCAAGACCGCTCTGGACGCCATGGTGGCCGCCGGCACGGCCAGCCCCGGCGCGGATCCCGAGATACGCGCCGCCTTCCTACTGGTCAACGACCTGGCGCTGCTGACCCTGCGACCACGGCTGATCGAGGTGCTTGGCGTGGACCCGCTCGCCGCTACCGGGATGCAGCGCTGGGCCGGGGAGGTGTTCTCGATCTACCGCGACGGACTACGCAGTACCTGA
- a CDS encoding NfeD family protein produces the protein MPVALLWLVAALVLVSAEALTGDMFLLMLGGGALAAAGSSWLMDWPLWADGVVFLVVSVLLLVLVRPALRRRITPGKGLPMGIKALEGKNALVLDRVARDEGQVKIDGQVWTARPLNEGDVFEPGDSVTVVHIDGATAVVFKDA, from the coding sequence ATGCCCGTAGCCCTGCTCTGGCTCGTCGCAGCGTTGGTGCTCGTCAGCGCGGAAGCGTTGACCGGTGACATGTTCCTGCTGATGCTCGGTGGCGGCGCGCTGGCGGCAGCGGGAAGCAGCTGGCTGATGGATTGGCCGCTGTGGGCCGACGGCGTGGTGTTCCTCGTCGTCTCGGTGCTATTGCTGGTGCTGGTTCGGCCCGCGTTGCGGCGGCGGATCACCCCCGGCAAAGGCTTGCCGATGGGCATCAAAGCGCTGGAGGGCAAGAATGCCCTTGTGCTGGATCGGGTGGCCCGTGATGAAGGCCAGGTCAAAATCGACGGCCAGGTGTGGACGGCGCGCCCGCTGAACGAGGGCGATGTGTTCGAACCGGGTGATTCGGTGACCGTGGTGCACATCGACGGAGCCACCGCGGTCGTCTTCAAAGACGCGTAG
- the inhA gene encoding NADH-dependent enoyl-ACP reductase InhA, protein MAGLLEGKRILVSGIITDSSIAFHIARVAQEQGAQLVLTGFDRLRLIQRITDRLPEKAPLLELDVQNDEHLATLADRVVEVIGEGNKLDGLVHSIGFMPQSGMGINPFFDAPYEDVSKGIHISAYSYASMAKALLPIMNRGGSIVGMDFDPSRAMPAYNWMTVAKSALESVNRFVAREAGKYGVRSNLVAAGPIRTLAMAAIVGGALGEEAGAQIQLLEEGWDQRAPIGWNMKDPTPVAKTVCALLSEWLPATTGDIIFADGGAHTQLL, encoded by the coding sequence ATGGCAGGACTGCTGGAGGGTAAACGGATCCTGGTGTCCGGGATCATCACCGACTCCTCGATCGCGTTTCATATCGCCCGGGTGGCCCAGGAGCAGGGCGCACAGCTGGTGCTGACCGGTTTCGACCGGTTGCGGCTGATCCAGCGGATCACCGACCGGTTACCGGAGAAGGCGCCGCTGCTGGAGCTCGACGTGCAAAACGACGAGCACCTGGCCACCCTCGCAGACCGGGTCGTCGAGGTGATCGGCGAAGGCAACAAACTCGACGGGCTGGTCCACTCGATCGGCTTCATGCCGCAAAGCGGGATGGGGATCAACCCGTTCTTCGACGCGCCCTACGAGGACGTGTCCAAGGGCATTCACATCTCCGCCTACTCCTACGCATCCATGGCAAAGGCGTTGCTGCCCATCATGAATCGTGGTGGCTCCATCGTCGGCATGGACTTCGACCCGAGCCGGGCGATGCCGGCCTATAACTGGATGACGGTCGCCAAGAGCGCGCTGGAGTCGGTCAACCGGTTCGTGGCCCGCGAGGCCGGCAAGTACGGTGTGCGCTCGAACCTCGTTGCCGCCGGGCCGATCCGGACGCTGGCGATGGCGGCAATCGTCGGCGGTGCGCTGGGCGAGGAGGCCGGCGCCCAGATCCAGCTACTCGAAGAGGGCTGGGACCAGCGCGCGCCCATTGGCTGGAACATGAAGGACCCGACGCCCGTCGCCAAGACCGTCTGCGCACTGCTGTCGGAGTGGCTGCCGGCCACCACGGGGGACATCATCTTCGCCGACGGCGGCGCCCACACTCAGTTGCTCTAG
- a CDS encoding DUF58 domain-containing protein, with protein MTESKAPAVVHPPSLLRGDIDDPKLSAALRTLELTVKHKLDGVLHGDHLGLIPGPGTEPGESRLYQPGDDVRRMDWAVTARTTHPHVRQMIADRELETWLVVDMSASLDFGTAVCEKRDLAVAAAAAITFLNSGGGNRIGALIANGATMTRVPARTGRQHQHTMLRTIATMPKAPAGVRGDLAVAIDALRRPERRRGMAVVISDFLGPINWMRPLRAIAARHEVLAIEVLDPRDVELPDIGDVILQDAESGVTREFTIDTQLQNDFARAAAAHRADVARTLRGCGAPVLTLRTDRDWLADIVRFVASRRRGAMAGVQ; from the coding sequence GTGACCGAAAGCAAGGCGCCGGCGGTCGTCCATCCGCCATCGTTGCTGCGTGGCGACATCGACGACCCGAAGCTGTCGGCGGCGCTGCGCACCCTGGAGCTGACCGTCAAGCACAAGCTCGACGGTGTCTTGCACGGCGATCACCTCGGCTTGATCCCCGGGCCGGGCACGGAGCCGGGCGAGTCGCGTCTCTACCAGCCCGGCGACGACGTGCGCCGGATGGACTGGGCGGTCACCGCCCGGACCACGCACCCCCACGTGCGGCAGATGATCGCCGACCGGGAACTGGAAACCTGGCTCGTGGTGGACATGTCGGCCAGCCTGGACTTCGGTACCGCGGTCTGCGAGAAACGTGACCTCGCCGTGGCGGCCGCCGCCGCCATCACCTTCCTCAATAGCGGTGGCGGCAACCGGATCGGCGCCCTGATCGCCAACGGCGCCACGATGACTCGGGTGCCGGCCCGTACCGGCCGCCAGCATCAGCACACCATGTTGCGCACCATCGCCACCATGCCCAAGGCTCCGGCCGGGGTACGCGGCGACCTGGCGGTGGCCATCGACGCGCTGCGTAGACCGGAACGCCGTCGGGGGATGGCGGTGGTCATCAGCGACTTCCTGGGTCCGATCAACTGGATGCGGCCGCTGCGGGCGATCGCGGCCCGCCACGAGGTGCTGGCCATCGAAGTGCTGGATCCGCGCGACGTCGAACTGCCCGATATCGGCGACGTGATCCTGCAGGACGCCGAAAGCGGCGTCACCCGCGAATTCACCATCGACACACAGCTGCAGAACGATTTTGCCAGGGCCGCAGCGGCGCATCGTGCGGACGTGGCCCGGACCCTTCGCGGTTGTGGCGCACCGGTGCTGACGCTTCGCACCGACCGCGACTGGCTGGCCGACATCGTCCGCTTCGTCGCCTCCCGGCGACGTGGTGCCATGGCGGGGGTTCAGTGA
- a CDS encoding ferrochelatase: MEFDAVLLLSFGGPEGPEQVRPFLENVTRGRGVPPERLDAVAEHYLHFGGVSPINGINRALVNQLQAEQDLPVYFGNRNWDPYVEGAVKAMRDNGIRRAAVFATSAWSGYSSCGQYAEDIARARRAAGPDAPELVKLRPYFDHPVFVEMFAASVASAAATVPANARLVFTAHSIPVAADQRWGPRLYSRQVAYAANLVAKAAGYADYDLVWQSRSGPPQVPWLEPDVGDHLTALASTGTTAVIICPLGFVADHIEVVWDLDHELRLQAQALGVEFARAGTPNADRRFARLAADLIDELRYGRAPSRVSGPDPVPGCLAGINGEPCRPPHCVARELEVSPTKPNAGSR; this comes from the coding sequence ATGGAATTTGACGCCGTCCTGCTGCTGTCCTTCGGTGGGCCGGAGGGGCCCGAGCAGGTGCGGCCGTTTTTGGAGAACGTCACCCGGGGCCGCGGTGTGCCGCCCGAGCGCCTCGATGCGGTGGCCGAGCACTACCTGCATTTCGGGGGCGTCTCACCGATCAACGGCATCAACCGGGCGCTGGTGAACCAACTGCAAGCCGAGCAGGACCTGCCGGTCTACTTCGGCAACCGCAACTGGGATCCCTACGTCGAAGGCGCGGTTAAAGCCATGCGCGACAACGGTATTCGCCGTGCCGCCGTGTTCGCGACATCGGCGTGGAGCGGCTATTCCAGTTGCGGGCAGTATGCCGAGGACATTGCCCGGGCACGCCGGGCGGCCGGCCCGGACGCGCCCGAGCTGGTCAAGCTGCGGCCCTACTTCGACCATCCGGTATTCGTCGAAATGTTCGCCGCTAGCGTTGCTTCGGCTGCGGCGACCGTGCCCGCTAACGCAAGACTGGTGTTTACCGCGCACTCGATCCCGGTGGCCGCCGACCAGCGCTGGGGCCCCCGCCTCTACAGCCGCCAAGTCGCTTATGCCGCAAACCTTGTCGCAAAGGCCGCCGGATATGCCGACTATGACCTGGTCTGGCAGTCACGCTCCGGCCCGCCGCAGGTTCCGTGGCTGGAGCCCGACGTCGGCGACCACCTCACCGCGCTGGCGAGCACGGGTACCACCGCAGTGATCATCTGTCCCCTCGGATTCGTCGCCGACCACATCGAGGTCGTGTGGGATCTCGACCATGAATTGCGCTTACAGGCACAGGCATTGGGCGTCGAATTCGCCCGGGCCGGTACCCCCAACGCCGACCGGCGCTTCGCCCGGCTGGCCGCGGATTTGATCGACGAACTTCGCTACGGTCGCGCGCCGTCGCGGGTCAGCGGTCCCGATCCGGTGCCCGGCTGTCTCGCCGGCATCAACGGTGAGCCCTGCCGTCCGCCGCACTGCGTTGCGCGCGAACTGGAGGTCAGTCCGACCAAGCCGAATGCAGGATCGCGCTGA
- a CDS encoding AAA family ATPase, whose protein sequence is MTAAGGGYPGPGGQSGPPAHEASAGAPGGSDGLAAEVHTLERAIFEVKRIIVGQDQLVERMLVGLLSKGHVLLEGVPGVAKTLAVETFARVVGGTFARIQFTPDLVPTDIIGTRIYRQGKEEFDTELGPVVVNFLLADEINRAPAKVQSALLEVMQERSVSIGGKTFPLPNPFLVMATQNPIEHEGVYPLPEAQRDRFLFKINVGYPSAEEEREIIYRMGVTPPQPKQILNTGDLVRLQGIAANNFVHHALVDYVVRVVFATRAPEQLGMNDVKSWIAFGASPRASLGIIAAARSLALVRGRDYVIPQDVIEVIPDVLRHRLVLTYDALADEITPEIIINRVLQTVALPQVNAVPQQGHSVPPVMQAAAAASGR, encoded by the coding sequence ATGACAGCAGCAGGTGGCGGTTACCCGGGTCCGGGCGGGCAATCCGGCCCGCCGGCCCATGAGGCATCCGCGGGTGCTCCTGGTGGTTCTGACGGGCTGGCCGCCGAGGTACACACGCTCGAGCGGGCCATCTTCGAGGTCAAGCGGATCATCGTGGGCCAGGACCAGCTGGTGGAGCGGATGCTGGTCGGCCTCCTGTCCAAGGGCCACGTATTGCTCGAAGGGGTGCCCGGGGTCGCCAAGACGCTGGCGGTGGAAACGTTCGCCCGGGTGGTAGGCGGCACGTTCGCGCGTATCCAGTTCACCCCCGACCTGGTGCCCACCGACATCATCGGAACCCGCATCTACCGGCAGGGCAAGGAGGAATTCGACACCGAGCTCGGTCCGGTGGTGGTCAATTTCCTGCTTGCTGACGAGATCAACCGTGCCCCGGCCAAGGTGCAATCGGCGTTGCTGGAGGTGATGCAGGAACGTTCCGTCTCGATCGGGGGCAAGACCTTCCCGCTGCCCAACCCGTTCCTGGTGATGGCGACGCAGAACCCGATCGAGCATGAGGGCGTCTACCCGCTGCCCGAAGCGCAACGCGACCGCTTCCTGTTCAAGATCAACGTCGGCTACCCCTCGGCCGAGGAAGAGCGCGAGATCATCTACCGGATGGGCGTCACCCCGCCGCAACCCAAGCAGATCCTGAACACCGGCGACCTGGTGCGGCTCCAGGGCATCGCGGCCAACAACTTCGTCCACCACGCGCTGGTCGACTACGTGGTCCGCGTCGTGTTCGCCACGCGCGCGCCCGAGCAGCTCGGGATGAACGACGTCAAGAGCTGGATCGCGTTCGGCGCGTCTCCGCGAGCTTCGCTGGGCATCATCGCCGCGGCCCGCTCGCTGGCGCTGGTGCGCGGACGCGACTACGTGATCCCGCAGGATGTCATCGAAGTCATCCCCGACGTGCTGCGCCACCGGCTGGTGCTCACCTACGACGCGTTGGCCGACGAGATCACCCCGGAGATCATCATCAACCGGGTGTTGCAGACCGTCGCCCTGCCGCAAGTGAACGCCGTTCCGCAACAAGGCCATTCGGTACCGCCGGTAATGCAGGCGGCGGCTGCGGCTAGCGGCCGGTGA
- the fabG1 gene encoding 3-oxoacyl-ACP reductase FabG1: MTDTATDTTSEATTDGGKPPFVSRSVLVTGGNRGIGLAIAQRLAADGHKVAVTHRGSGAPEGLFAVECDVTDSDAVDRAFKEVEEHQGPVEVLVSNAGVSADAFLIRMTEERFEKVIDANLTGAFRVTQRAARSMQRKKFGRLIYIGSVSGSWGIGNQANYAASKAGVIGMARSIARELSKVNVTANVVAPGYIDTDMTRALDERIQEGALQFIPAKRVGTAAEVAGVVSFLASEDASYISGAVIPVDGGMGMGH, encoded by the coding sequence GTGACTGACACAGCCACCGACACCACAAGCGAGGCCACCACCGACGGCGGCAAACCCCCCTTCGTATCCCGTTCAGTTCTGGTCACCGGTGGAAACCGGGGAATCGGGCTGGCGATCGCGCAGCGGCTGGCCGCCGACGGCCACAAGGTGGCGGTCACGCACCGTGGATCCGGCGCGCCCGAGGGGCTGTTCGCCGTCGAGTGCGACGTCACCGACAGCGACGCCGTCGATCGCGCCTTCAAAGAGGTCGAGGAGCACCAGGGGCCCGTTGAGGTGCTGGTGTCCAACGCCGGCGTCTCTGCGGACGCGTTCCTGATTCGAATGACCGAAGAGCGGTTCGAGAAGGTCATCGACGCCAACCTCACCGGAGCGTTCCGGGTGACGCAGCGGGCAGCGCGCAGCATGCAGCGAAAGAAGTTCGGCCGGCTGATCTATATCGGATCGGTGTCCGGCAGTTGGGGCATCGGCAACCAGGCCAACTACGCAGCCTCCAAGGCCGGTGTCATCGGGATGGCCCGCTCGATCGCCCGAGAGCTGTCCAAGGTCAACGTGACGGCGAACGTGGTCGCCCCCGGGTACATCGACACCGATATGACCCGAGCCCTGGACGAGCGGATCCAGGAGGGGGCACTGCAATTCATCCCGGCGAAGCGGGTCGGCACCGCTGCCGAGGTCGCCGGGGTGGTCAGTTTTCTAGCGTCGGAGGACGCGAGTTACATCTCCGGTGCGGTCATCCCGGTTGACGGCGGCATGGGCATGGGCCACTAA
- a CDS encoding DoxX family protein: MGILTSPKTYAALAVFQAGDAVACAIPLAPIEKLLDDLGVPADVRPVLPVAKAAAAVGLLSATRFPALARLTTAMLTVYFVLALGAHVRARDFSVTAIPAAMFLALFAVMTAKGPDRV; this comes from the coding sequence ATGGGCATTTTGACCTCACCGAAAACCTATGCGGCGCTGGCGGTGTTTCAGGCCGGCGATGCGGTGGCATGCGCGATCCCCCTGGCGCCGATCGAGAAGCTGCTCGACGACCTGGGTGTGCCGGCCGATGTGCGTCCGGTCCTGCCCGTGGCCAAGGCCGCCGCCGCCGTCGGGCTGCTCTCGGCCACCCGGTTTCCCGCGCTGGCGCGATTGACGACGGCGATGCTGACGGTGTACTTCGTCTTGGCGCTGGGCGCCCATGTTCGGGCACGCGATTTCAGTGTCACCGCGATTCCGGCGGCCATGTTTCTGGCGCTGTTCGCGGTGATGACGGCCAAGGGGCCGGACCGGGTTTAG
- a CDS encoding SPFH domain-containing protein — MEGAVAGLVFLAVLVIFAIIVVAKSVALIPQAEAAVIERLGRYSRTVSGQLTLLVPFIDRVRARVDLRERVVSFPPQPVITEDNLTLNIDTVVYFQVTVPQAAVYEISNYIVGVEQLTTTTLRNVVGGMTLEQTLTSRDQINAQLRGVLDEATGRWGLRVARVELRSIDPPPSIQASMEKQMKADREKRAMILTAEGTREAAIKQAEGQKQAQILAAEGAKQAAILAAEADRQSRILRAQGERAAAYLQAQGQAKAIEKTFAAIKAGRPTPEMLAYQYLQTLPEMARGDANKVWVVPSDFSAALQGFTRLLGTPGEDGVFRFEPSPVEDLPKHAGDGDDAEVADWFSTQPDPTIAQAVAKAEAIARAPVENPLGPPPELRR, encoded by the coding sequence GTGGAAGGTGCCGTTGCCGGCCTGGTGTTTCTGGCCGTACTGGTGATATTCGCCATCATTGTGGTGGCCAAGTCGGTTGCGCTGATCCCGCAGGCCGAGGCCGCAGTGATCGAGCGGCTGGGTCGTTACAGCCGCACCGTCAGTGGGCAGCTGACGTTGTTGGTGCCGTTCATCGACCGCGTCCGCGCCCGGGTGGACCTGCGCGAGCGGGTGGTGTCGTTTCCGCCGCAGCCCGTCATCACCGAGGACAACCTGACCCTCAACATCGACACCGTGGTGTACTTCCAGGTCACCGTTCCCCAGGCCGCGGTGTACGAGATCAGCAATTACATCGTCGGCGTCGAGCAGCTCACCACCACCACGCTGCGCAACGTCGTCGGCGGCATGACCCTCGAGCAGACGCTGACCTCCCGTGATCAGATCAACGCGCAGTTGCGCGGCGTGCTCGACGAGGCAACCGGCCGCTGGGGCCTGCGGGTGGCGCGCGTGGAATTGCGCAGCATCGACCCGCCGCCGTCCATTCAGGCATCCATGGAAAAGCAGATGAAGGCCGACCGGGAAAAGCGGGCGATGATCCTGACCGCCGAAGGCACCCGGGAAGCGGCGATCAAGCAGGCGGAGGGGCAGAAGCAGGCGCAGATTCTTGCGGCCGAGGGCGCCAAGCAGGCCGCGATCCTGGCCGCCGAGGCCGACCGGCAGTCGCGGATATTGCGTGCCCAGGGTGAGCGAGCCGCGGCTTACCTGCAGGCGCAGGGGCAGGCCAAGGCCATCGAGAAGACGTTCGCGGCGATCAAGGCCGGCCGGCCGACCCCCGAGATGCTGGCCTACCAGTACTTGCAGACGCTGCCGGAGATGGCCCGCGGCGACGCGAACAAGGTGTGGGTGGTGCCCAGCGATTTCAGCGCGGCGCTGCAGGGCTTCACCAGGTTGTTGGGGACGCCGGGGGAGGACGGCGTGTTCCGGTTCGAGCCGTCTCCGGTCGAGGACCTGCCCAAGCACGCCGGCGACGGCGACGACGCCGAGGTCGCCGACTGGTTCTCCACCCAGCCCGACCCGACGATCGCCCAAGCGGTGGCCAAGGCCGAGGCGATAGCTCGCGCACCGGTGGAAAATCCGCTGGGTCCGCCGCCGGAGCTGCGGCGCTAG
- a CDS encoding VWA domain-containing protein codes for MTLPLLGPMTLSGFEHSWFFLFLFVIVGLVALYIVLQLARQKRMLRFANMELLESVAPKRPSRWRHVPAILLALSLVLLTTAMAGPTHDVRIPRNRAVVMLVIDVSQSMRATDVEPNRMVAAQEAAKQFADELTPGINLGLIAYAGTATVLVSPTTNRDATKNALDKLQFADRTATGEAIFTALQAIATVGAVIGGGDTPPPARIVLFSDGKETMPTNPDNPKGAFTAARTAKDQGVPISTISFGTPYGFVEINGQRQPVPVDDETLKKVAQLSGGNAYNAATLAELKSVYASLQQQIGYETIKGDASAGWLRLGALVLALAGLAALLINRRLPT; via the coding sequence ATGACACTGCCGTTGCTCGGGCCGATGACGCTGTCCGGCTTCGAACACTCGTGGTTCTTCCTCTTCCTCTTTGTCATCGTCGGGCTGGTGGCGCTGTACATCGTGCTGCAGCTGGCGCGCCAGAAGCGGATGCTGCGATTCGCCAACATGGAGTTGCTGGAGAGTGTGGCGCCCAAGCGGCCCTCGCGCTGGCGGCATGTTCCGGCGATCCTGCTGGCGTTGTCGCTGGTGCTGTTGACCACCGCGATGGCCGGACCGACGCATGACGTCCGGATTCCGCGCAACCGGGCGGTCGTGATGCTGGTGATCGACGTGTCGCAATCGATGCGCGCGACCGACGTCGAACCCAACCGCATGGTCGCCGCGCAGGAGGCCGCCAAGCAGTTCGCCGACGAGCTCACCCCCGGCATTAATCTCGGACTGATCGCGTACGCCGGTACGGCGACGGTGCTGGTGTCGCCGACGACCAACCGTGACGCGACCAAGAACGCGCTGGACAAGCTGCAATTCGCCGATCGCACGGCCACCGGGGAGGCGATCTTCACCGCCTTGCAGGCCATCGCCACCGTCGGCGCGGTGATCGGTGGAGGCGACACACCGCCGCCGGCGCGCATCGTGTTGTTCTCCGACGGCAAGGAGACGATGCCGACCAATCCGGACAATCCCAAGGGCGCCTTTACCGCGGCTCGCACCGCCAAGGACCAGGGCGTGCCGATCTCGACCATCTCGTTCGGCACGCCGTATGGCTTCGTGGAGATCAACGGCCAGCGTCAGCCGGTGCCGGTCGATGACGAGACACTGAAGAAGGTGGCCCAACTTTCCGGCGGAAACGCCTACAACGCCGCGACGTTGGCCGAATTGAAGTCGGTGTACGCCTCGCTGCAACAGCAGATCGGCTACGAGACCATCAAAGGTGACGCCAGCGCGGGCTGGCTGCGGCTGGGTGCGCTGGTGCTCGCGCTGGCCGGCTTGGCCGCGTTGCTGATCAACCGCCGGCTGCCGACCTGA